One stretch of Macaca nemestrina isolate mMacNem1 chromosome 17, mMacNem.hap1, whole genome shotgun sequence DNA includes these proteins:
- the LOC105491052 gene encoding small EDRK-rich factor 2-like: MTRGNQRELARQKNMKKQSDSVKGKCQDDGLSAAACKQRDSEIMRQKQKKANEKKEEPK; this comes from the coding sequence ATGACCCGCGGTAACCAGCGTGAGCTCGCCCGCCAGAAGAATATGAAAAAGCAGAGCGACTCGGTTAAGGGAAAGTGCCAAGATGACGGGCTTTCTGCTGCCGCCTGCAAGCAGAGGGACTCGGAGATCATGCGGCAGAAGCAGAAAAAGGCAAACGAGAAGAAGGAGGAACCCAAGTAG